From Methanosarcina lacustris Z-7289, one genomic window encodes:
- a CDS encoding carboxymuconolactone decarboxylase family protein, with amino-acid sequence MTEDPKKLLFDFTAGLGEFASESEVQGMQAAAFIGMVKASFETSVLDFKTKELIAIGVALYHRCPYCISLHAFNALEAGATKEEIMQASMVAVSFGGGPSMSFAVTLLKKAVETFQSESFTREDRMEILKRLGMA; translated from the coding sequence ATGACTGAAGATCCGAAAAAATTGTTATTTGACTTTACAGCCGGACTTGGAGAGTTTGCTTCAGAATCCGAGGTCCAGGGAATGCAGGCCGCAGCTTTTATTGGCATGGTCAAAGCAAGCTTTGAAACTTCTGTCCTTGACTTCAAAACCAAGGAACTGATTGCTATCGGTGTTGCCCTTTACCACCGCTGTCCCTATTGTATCTCACTTCACGCCTTCAATGCCCTTGAAGCCGGAGCCACAAAAGAGGAGATCATGCAGGCGTCCATGGTTGCAGTCTCCTTTGGCGGCGGCCCCTCAATGTCCTTTGCAGTGACCCTCCTGAAAAAGGCAGTTGAAACCTTCCAGAGCGAGTCCTTCACCAGGGAAGACCGCATGGAAATCCTCAAAAGGCTTGGGATGGCTTAA